The Daucus carota subsp. sativus chromosome 7, DH1 v3.0, whole genome shotgun sequence genome window below encodes:
- the LOC108193392 gene encoding LOW QUALITY PROTEIN: probable LRR receptor-like serine/threonine-protein kinase At1g67720 (The sequence of the model RefSeq protein was modified relative to this genomic sequence to represent the inferred CDS: inserted 1 base in 1 codon) — protein sequence MGLIFCLLALVPYVMCQVTEFISIDCGGSSNYTDLNTGLPWISDSGIISSGQSAELEDPEASLPQYRKRRDFPVDDKKYCYTLRTQERRRYLVRATFLYGNSKSTFPKFQVYLDATKWSTVSITNASEVHVEEMIIRAQSNSVDVCLCQATTGSPFISTLELRPLNQSMYATEFEDEFYLKVAARVNFGATSNEAIRYPDDPYDRIWSSDLERRQNFLVGVAPGTERVNTTKYINTNAKEHPPLKVMQTAVVGTKGNLTYRLNLEDFPASARGYAYFAEIEEFETSESRKFTIAQPEIPDYNTAVINIAENAHRSYTLYEPSFKNVTLDFVLSFSFVKTPDSTHGPLLNAIEISKYVPIAKKTDVRDVNTLNSLRGKSMDSYMKDEARGDPCVPTPWDWVNCSTSIPPRITKIALSGRNVEGEIPPDLNNMDGLIELWLNGSSFEGPIPDMTNLINLQILHLENNKLTGPIPSCLGSLPSLKELYVDNNSLTGDIPSTLLKGKLILSYEGNPGLRDSTKHKRYRRMIVGVSIGLLAILLLLFLGTLLLLYHLQKKRWFKNNGKERGRNRIDEEVSYHITFADIEEFTKSFSKQIGKGSFGPVYFGRMKDGKDLAVEVMADSSNHGNRQFVTEVARLSRIHHRNLVSLIGYCKESHQSMLVYEYMHNGTLRDHIHDSSNQKSLDWLSRLQIAEDAAKGLEYLHSGCNPSIIHGDVKTSNILLDINMRAKLSHSGLSRQTEDDQTHVSSLAQGTVGYLDPGYYANKKLTKRSDVYSFGVVLLELVSGRKPVSTEDSGTDWNIVHWARSMICKRDVKSIVDPSVAXKAKIESVWRIAEVAIQCVEQRSSSRPRMQDIILAIQDAIKIEKGSDETVSGNAKSQSSRRTLLTSFLDIESPELSD from the exons ATGGGTTTGATATTCTGTCTTCTTGCCTTAGTTCCATATGTTATGTGCCAAGTTACAG AGTTCATAAGCATAGACTGTGGAGGATCAAGCAATTATACTGACCTCAACACTGGCTTGCCATGGATTTCGGACTCCGGAATTATTAGCTCTGGACAATCAGCTGAGCTGGAGGATCCAGAGGCAAGTTTGCCACAGTATCGAAAACGCAGAGACTTTCCTGTTGATGACAAAAAGTACTGCTACACTCTGAGGACTCAGGAGAGGAGGAGGTACCTTGTTCGCGCAACGTTTCTATATGGAAACTCCAAGAGTACTTTCCCCAAGTTTCAGGTTTATTTGGATGCAACCAAGTGGTCAACTGTGAGTATTACCAATGCCTCTGAGGTACATGTGGAGGAAATGATCATTAGGGCTCAGTCGAATTCTGTTGATGTCTGCTTGTGTCAAGCAACCACGGGTTCTCCTTTTATTTCCACTCTTGAGCTGCGGCCTTTGAATCAGTCAATGTATGCTACGGAGTTTGAGGATGAATTTTACTTAAAGGTAGCAGCCAGAGTGAATTTTGGTGCTACGAGTAATGAAGCTATAAG GTATCCTGATGATCCATATGATCGCATATGGAGTTCTGATCTTGAAAGAAGGCAAAATTTTCTTGTAGGGGTTGCCCCAGGTACTGAAAGAGTCAACACAACAAAGTACATAAACACAAACGCAAAAGAGCACCCGCCATTAAAAGTAATGCAAACTGCAGTTGTTGGTACCAAAGGCAATCTTACTTATAGGCTGAACCTAGAAGACTTCCCTGCCAGTGCTCGAGGTTATGCATATTTTGCTGAAATTGAAGAATTTGAGACTTCAGAAAGTAGGAAATTTACAATAGCTCAACCTGAGATTCCTGACTACAACACTGCTGTTATCAATATTGCTGAGAATGCGCACAGAAGCTACACATTATATGAACCAAGCTTCAAAAATGTAACACTTGATTTTGTATTATCATTCTCATTTGTAAAGACCCCGGATTCGACCCATGGGCCACTCCTAAATGCTATTGAAATAAGCAAATATGTGCCGATTGCCAAGAAGACAGATGTGCGAGATG TAAACACTCTCAATTCTCTTCGAGGCAAGTCTATGGACAGTTATATGAAGGATGAAGCTCGTGGTGACCCTTGTGTTCCTACACCCTGGGATTGGGTGAATTGCAGCACTAGTATACCACCGAGGATCACAAAAAT TGCACTGTCAGGAAGGAATGTGGAAGGTGAAATCCCACCTGATCTAAATAATATGGATGGATTGATCGAGTT GTGGCTGAACGGAAGCTCCTTCGAGGGTCCAATCCCTGACATGACTAACCTCATCAATTTACAAATTTT GCATCTAGAGAACAATAAACTCACAGGTCCAATACCATCTTGTTTGGGCAGTTTGCCAAGCTTAAAAGAACT GTATGTAGATAATAACTCTTTGACTGGGGATATCCCCTCCACATTGCTAAAAGGAAAACTAATTCTTAG TTATGAAGGTAATCCTGGTCTAAGGGACAGCACTAAGCATAAAAGATATCGCAGAATGATTGTTGGAGTTTCAATTGGATTGCTAGCGATTCTTCTCCTTCTGTTTTTAGGAACTTTGTTATTATTGTATCATCTTCAGAAAAAGAGGTGGTTCAAGAATAATGGAAAAG AACGAGGCAGGAATCGGATTGATGAAGAAGTTTCATACCATATAACATTCGCTGATATAGAAGAATTTACTAAAAGCTTTTCTAAGCAAATAGGTAAAGGAAGTTTTGGACCTGTGTATTTTGGGAGAATGAAAGATGGAAAAGATTTGGCGGTTGAAGTGATGGCTGATTCATCCAATCATGGAAACCGACAATTTGTTACTGAG GTTGCTCGCTTGTCTAGAATTCACCACAGAAACTTGGTTTCTTTAATTGGATATTGTAAAGAATCACATCAGAGTATGCTTGTTTACGAATACATGCACAATGGAACTTTGCGTGATCACATACATG ATTCTTCCAATCAGAAGTCGTTAGACTGGCTCTCCCGTCTTCAAATTGCAGAAGATGCAGCTAAAG GCCTCGAATATTTACACTCTGGATGCAACCCAAGTATTATTCACGGTGATGTAAAGACAAGCAATATTCTCCTCGATATCAATATGAGGGCAAAATTATCTCATTCTGGACTGTCAAGGCAAACTGAAGATGATCAAACCCACGTATCAAGTTTAGCTCAAGGGACTGTCGGATACCTTGATCCAGG GTACTATGCAAacaaaaaattaactaaaagaAGTGATGTATATAGCTTTGGTGTTGTTCTCTTAGAACTGGTTTCCGGAAGAAAGCCTGTATCAACTGAAGATTCAGGCACTGATTGGAACATTGTTCACTGG GCAAGGTCTATGATCTGCAAGAGGGATGTGAAAAGCATCGTAGATCCTTCTGTAG GAAAGGCAAAAATTGAGTCAGTATGGAGGATCGCAGAAGTAGCAATCCAATGTGTCGAACAACGCTCATCTTCCAGACCAAGAATGCAGGACATCATTCTGGCTATACAGGATGCAATCAAAATTGAGAAAGGAAGTGATGAAACAGTCTCAGGGAATGCAAAATCGCAGTCGTCACGCAGGACTTTATTGACCAGTTTTCTCGACATCGAAAGCCCTGAGTTATCTGATTAA
- the LOC108195753 gene encoding uncharacterized protein LOC108195753 isoform X3: protein MSNIFRNYGSKECNGVGNHWACRRKHEREGDLWIQDELEKWNGWIANCELVKRVALGIAWVPGYIWKNLGFATARSEMRQTGEDTNISIPSSNFEVPDPNVGWERN from the exons ATGTCAAATATCTTCAGGAACTATGGCTCCAAAGAATGTAATGGGGTTGGCAACCATTGGGCTTGTCGAAGAAAACACGAAAGAG AAGGTGATTTATG GATTCAAGATGAACTTGAGAAGTGGAACGGCTGGATAGCAAATTGTGAGCTTGTTAAAAGGGTTGCCCTTGGCATAGCATGGGTTCCAG GTTATATTTGGAAAAATCTTGGGTTTGCCACTGCTCGTAGTGAAATGAGGCAAACTGGCGAGGACACCAATATAAGTATACCAAGCAGCAACTTTGAAGTTCCTGATCCTAATGTTGGTTGGGAGCGGAACTGA
- the LOC108195753 gene encoding uncharacterized protein LOC108195753 isoform X1: MAPKNVMGLATIGLVEENTKEKVIYGKPVFPQFVSFPPTPVSVTVVSRHSTIMPVNRIQDELEKWNGWIANCELVKRVALGIAWVPGYIWKNLGFATARSEMRQTGEDTNISIPSSNFEVPDPNVGWERN; encoded by the exons ATGGCTCCAAAGAATGTAATGGGGTTGGCAACCATTGGGCTTGTCGAAGAAAACACGAAAGAG AAGGTGATTTATGGTAAGCCTGTTTTCCCGCAATTTGTGAGCTTTCCCCCAACACCA GTATCTGTGACTGTGGTGAGTAGACACTCGACAATAATGCCTGTCAACAGGATTCAAGATGAACTTGAGAAGTGGAACGGCTGGATAGCAAATTGTGAGCTTGTTAAAAGGGTTGCCCTTGGCATAGCATGGGTTCCAG GTTATATTTGGAAAAATCTTGGGTTTGCCACTGCTCGTAGTGAAATGAGGCAAACTGGCGAGGACACCAATATAAGTATACCAAGCAGCAACTTTGAAGTTCCTGATCCTAATGTTGGTTGGGAGCGGAACTGA
- the LOC108195753 gene encoding uncharacterized protein LOC108195753 isoform X2, with product MAPKNVMGLATIGLVEENTKEVSVTVVSRHSTIMPVNRIQDELEKWNGWIANCELVKRVALGIAWVPGYIWKNLGFATARSEMRQTGEDTNISIPSSNFEVPDPNVGWERN from the exons ATGGCTCCAAAGAATGTAATGGGGTTGGCAACCATTGGGCTTGTCGAAGAAAACACGAAAGAG GTATCTGTGACTGTGGTGAGTAGACACTCGACAATAATGCCTGTCAACAGGATTCAAGATGAACTTGAGAAGTGGAACGGCTGGATAGCAAATTGTGAGCTTGTTAAAAGGGTTGCCCTTGGCATAGCATGGGTTCCAG GTTATATTTGGAAAAATCTTGGGTTTGCCACTGCTCGTAGTGAAATGAGGCAAACTGGCGAGGACACCAATATAAGTATACCAAGCAGCAACTTTGAAGTTCCTGATCCTAATGTTGGTTGGGAGCGGAACTGA